A single genomic interval of Ictalurus furcatus strain D&B chromosome 20, Billie_1.0, whole genome shotgun sequence harbors:
- the rxfp3.2a gene encoding relaxin-3 receptor 1, with protein sequence MQHNISSTSSLPGLGLCGPGVDEGEDLWNRSTGTQRNLSLRCWLQLLSKEAMPELYGDTSSMAMRVVIALVYLVVCALGLVGNLLALYLLKSRHRLKQSSINCFVMSLAITDLQFVLTLPFWAVDTALDFRWPFGKVMCKIISSVTTMNMYASVFFLTAMSVARYCSLASSLRMHSPKMASTEVKWASVAIWLVSLLATLPHAVYSTTAQVSDDELCLVRFSDLGNWDPQLLLGLYQTQKVLLGFVIPLIIICVCYLLLLRFVLQRRVSGIPGSDSERGRHKRRSKVTRSVTIVVLSFFLCWLPNQALTLWGVLIKFDLVPFSKAFYNAQAYAFPITVCLAHTNSCLNPVLYCLIRQEYRASLKKLLLRATPSLRNLTNLVRRNKKVADVPPGLAVVQMDAGL encoded by the coding sequence CAGCAGTACTTCTTCGTTGCCTGGATTGGGGCTGTGTGGACCCGGAGTAGATGAAGGTGAAGATCTGTGGAACCGGAGCACCGGGACCCAACGTAACCTCTCTCTGAGATGCTGGCTCCAGCTGTTGTCTAAAGAAGCCATGCCAGAGCTGTATGGTGACACCTCGAGTATGGCCATGCGCGTCGTAATCGCACTCGTCTATCTGGTGGTGTGTGCTCTCGGTCTGGTGGGGAACTTGCTGGCACTGTATCTGCTCAAATCTCGGCACCGGCTCAAGCAATCATCCATAAACTGTTTTGTCATGAGCTTGGCTATAACGGACCTGCAGTTTGTACTGACACTTCCCTTCTGGGCTGTGGACACGGCGTTGGACTTTCGCTGGCCATTTGGCAAGGTCATGTGCAAGATTATCAGCTCAGTCACTACCATGAATATGTATGCCAGTGTGTTCTTCCTGACAGCTATGAGTGTGGCGCGTTACTGTTCTCTGGCCTCGTCCTTACGCATGCACAGCCCCAAGATGGCATCGACCGAGGTGAAATGGGCAAGTGTGGCCATCTGGCTCGTGTCTCTGCTGGCAACGCTGCCTCATGCTGTCTACTCAACCACGGCACAAGTGTCAGATGATGAACTTTGCCTTGTACGCTTCTCAGACCTGGGAAACTGGGATCCACAGCTTTTGCTGGGTCTCTATCAGACACAAAAAGTGCTCCTGGGTTTTGTCATTCCACTGATTATTATCTGTGTTTGCTACCTACTTCTGCTGCGCTTCGTGTTGCAAAGACGAGTTAGTGGGATCCCCGGCTCAGACAGTGAACGAGGGAGGCACAAGCGCCGTTCCAAAGTCACCAGATCTGTCACCATTGTGGTCCTGTCATTCTTCCTATGCTGGCTGCCCAACCAGGCACTGACACTTTGGGGGGTCTTAATCAAGTTCGACTTGGTGCCATTTAGCAAGGCCTTCTATAACGCCCAGGCCTACGCTTTCCCCATTACTGTGTGCCTCGCACACACCAATAGCTGTCTCAATCCAGTGCTTTACTGTCTCATCCGGCAGGAGTATCGCGCCAGTCTCAAGAAGCTGTTGCTGAGAGCCACACCATCCTTACGCAACCTGACCAATTTAGTGCGCAGGAATAAGAAGGTCGCCGATGTTCCACCTGGCTTGGCTGTCGTGCAGATGGATGCTGGACTGTGA